A window of the Bacillus sp. A301a_S52 genome harbors these coding sequences:
- a CDS encoding DegT/DnrJ/EryC1/StrS family aminotransferase, translating into MNIKDCYEEIYDEILEEVKTIINDTNFINGEAVTGFEEEFAEFCNVNYAVGCANGTDALMMTLKALGIGKGDVVVTVPNTFIATSEAISAVGAKIVFVDVEKETYTMCPKKLVEFLQSEKADAVIPVHLYGQMANMEEIMEIARTYNLKVIEDAAQAHGAKFNGKGPGEYGDAATFSFYPGKNLGAFGDAGAIVTNDDRLAHRVKMLSNHGRTKKYIHEIEGVNSRLDTLQAAILRVKLKYLDQWTERRIKNANHYDLFLGENHRILVPKIKPNIKHVYHLYVIQIDQRDQLKEYLQQNGISTGIHYPLPLHLQPAYHHLSYKQGDFPVAENLCKHVLSLPMWPELTVDQIKIVSNQIKRVKRT; encoded by the coding sequence ATGAATATAAAGGATTGTTACGAAGAAATTTATGATGAAATACTAGAAGAAGTAAAAACCATCATAAATGATACAAATTTTATAAACGGAGAAGCAGTAACAGGGTTTGAAGAAGAGTTTGCTGAATTTTGTAATGTCAATTATGCTGTAGGTTGTGCGAACGGGACTGATGCATTAATGATGACGTTAAAAGCACTAGGTATAGGAAAAGGCGATGTGGTAGTTACAGTCCCAAATACTTTTATTGCAACAAGTGAAGCCATTTCAGCTGTTGGAGCAAAAATCGTATTTGTCGATGTGGAGAAAGAGACGTATACAATGTGCCCAAAAAAGCTAGTTGAATTTTTGCAAAGTGAGAAAGCTGATGCGGTTATTCCAGTCCATTTATACGGTCAAATGGCGAATATGGAAGAAATAATGGAGATTGCAAGGACGTACAACCTGAAAGTGATTGAAGACGCAGCTCAAGCACATGGTGCAAAGTTCAATGGAAAAGGGCCAGGTGAATATGGAGATGCAGCAACATTTTCATTTTATCCTGGAAAAAACTTAGGAGCTTTCGGCGATGCAGGAGCAATTGTCACAAATGATGATCGTTTAGCTCATAGAGTAAAAATGTTATCAAATCACGGAAGAACTAAAAAATATATACATGAAATAGAAGGGGTTAATAGTAGGCTAGACACTTTACAAGCAGCTATTTTAAGAGTAAAACTAAAGTATTTGGACCAATGGACAGAAAGAAGAATTAAAAATGCCAACCACTATGACTTATTTTTAGGAGAGAATCATAGAATTCTTGTTCCGAAAATTAAACCAAACATTAAACATGTCTATCATCTTTATGTCATTCAAATCGATCAACGAGATCAATTAAAAGAATATTTACAACAAAATGGCATATCAACTGGCATTCATTATCCGTTACCTCTTCACCTACAACCTGCTTATCATCATTTAAGTTATAAACAAGGGGATTTTCCAGTTGCCGAAAATTTATGCAAGCATGTTTTGAGTCTCCCGATGTGGCCAGAATTAACAGTTGATCAAATAAAAATAGTCAGTAATCAAATAAAGAGAGTAAAGAGGACATGA
- a CDS encoding glycosyltransferase, which produces MKKKLKILILIRDFGNKYPKHKQKFDLIKHLESVADVYYWHEDGSILNILKAIDFVPDFILHYDISWGYTYAPDITDLDKVSIPKGCFVIDVHWDKTKRLMYFIRNHVDLIFSITKNPFLNNFPQFKTQFRWVPFSINPSIFKDWKLNKNIKFLLMGLVNDGTVTYPEKGRYKFREAVLNKLKHVEGFKYNRHPGHFTQSTNLVNEKFSQELNRSEIFFTCGAVVQYPVSKYFEALGSRTLLLAEPNPDILELGFKDGENFVACTTEDFFEKAMYYSANKEKREKIMDNGYDFVHKNHTNDVRAKQIISYIDELIKKERGHES; this is translated from the coding sequence GTGAAAAAAAAATTAAAAATACTCATCCTTATACGAGATTTTGGAAATAAATACCCAAAACATAAACAAAAATTTGATTTGATAAAGCATTTAGAGTCAGTTGCTGATGTTTATTATTGGCACGAGGATGGAAGTATTTTAAATATATTAAAAGCTATTGACTTTGTTCCTGATTTTATCTTGCATTACGATATTAGTTGGGGATACACCTATGCTCCGGATATTACGGACCTAGACAAAGTAAGTATACCTAAAGGGTGTTTCGTGATCGATGTTCATTGGGATAAAACGAAAAGACTCATGTATTTTATTAGAAACCATGTAGACTTAATCTTTTCTATAACCAAAAATCCATTTCTCAACAATTTCCCCCAGTTTAAAACACAGTTCAGGTGGGTCCCATTTTCTATCAATCCTAGCATTTTTAAAGATTGGAAATTAAATAAAAATATAAAGTTTCTTCTTATGGGCTTAGTAAATGATGGGACGGTCACATATCCGGAAAAAGGGCGATATAAATTTAGAGAAGCTGTTTTAAATAAACTAAAACATGTAGAGGGATTTAAATACAATAGGCATCCTGGTCACTTTACACAAAGTACGAACTTGGTTAACGAGAAGTTTTCGCAAGAACTTAATCGTTCTGAAATATTTTTTACTTGCGGTGCTGTTGTCCAATACCCCGTCAGTAAGTATTTTGAAGCACTTGGATCACGAACATTACTTCTTGCGGAACCAAATCCCGATATTTTAGAATTAGGGTTTAAAGATGGGGAAAATTTTGTGGCTTGCACAACAGAAGATTTTTTTGAAAAAGCGATGTACTATAGTGCCAATAAAGAAAAACGAGAGAAAATCATGGATAATGGATATGATTTTGTTCATAAAAATCATACGAATGACGTTCGGGCTAAACAAATCATATCATATATTGATGAGTTGATAAAAAAAGAAAGGGGACATGAAAGTTAA
- a CDS encoding glycosyltransferase, whose translation MITVSLCMIVKDEEDVLERSLSCAKDIVEEIIIVDTGSTDRTKEIAAKFTKNIYDFKWINDFSAARNYAFSKATKEYIMWLDADDVIEEKDQESFKELKATIPPEVDSVMMEYHIHYDKAGKPTYSTMRNRLVKRDRNFQWKGAIHEYLDVHGVVAKSNTAIYHKKQKNTTNRNLNIYKDRLKNGDHFSPRDLFYYANELQSHQQIHDALKKYEEFLATKKGWVEDNIAACIQLAKCYAFLADEEKQMKSLFQSFSYDKPRAEVCCRLGEIFLNNHNDVEKAIFWYKLATNLGSPPDIRGLLYQPHTWTWLPHMQLSVCYEKIGEFKKAIHHSEKALEYYPEHYKIHHNLNYLKELDAQTETAQKPDSHFINQLFEESLQYFLQKDYFRSYNKLYQIFKKSPDNEQLTYYFAAFAMATGCKEVAQFYMSKGGRKNFNLFLQNSDRSDLLNVLLFDDNEKQKWEDHRRQRNMNEHNRFAVTAPLCSGDVLEVGCGNGDLSSVIAMHADRLFGVDIDPITIELARYKMYRYGLDNCYFALADGSRLEFAENSFDTVVLTEVLQQVMNPQLLIEEAIRVCKPEGKIVIGVPKGYSIPDPTHKKIITKDMLLEFTESYNQTFHLVNHVPAPYILGYFLNKKEEAPTKQTHNVTDHFLPPHQLKPLDFNEKVTVIIPTFNRSRSLIQSLESVLAQTYPNKEIIVVNDGSTDDTETVLKTYQDKVTYLTKENGGLSSAVNVALPKATGKYVWVFADDDIALPKKLELQVRKFQEDQNIGLIHTSAIYMQEHDGTKIYTRLWHARHIPRNAQLKEKLKGNYYFSPTVLVKKEALEKAGPFDERLRRAQDYDLWARISRFFKVSALPIPTVHYLVQPKTNNRETAEKTKQGDHVVINKIRKLPLKEVFPKEEGNTDELVYEVEALLERAIYMAHHGLIDEFCEDIEKAKEIASRSDELLNYSLKGLQAIMHLDKVLNKVEAPYALMNLFYLIDKIEKANQ comes from the coding sequence GTGATTACAGTTAGTTTATGTATGATTGTCAAAGACGAAGAAGATGTTCTTGAACGTTCTCTCTCTTGTGCAAAAGATATCGTCGAAGAGATCATTATTGTTGATACTGGATCTACCGACAGAACAAAAGAAATTGCCGCTAAGTTTACGAAAAATATTTATGATTTTAAATGGATCAACGACTTTTCAGCTGCTCGAAATTATGCCTTTTCGAAAGCAACTAAAGAATATATTATGTGGTTGGACGCCGATGATGTGATCGAAGAGAAAGATCAGGAATCATTTAAAGAGTTAAAAGCAACGATCCCCCCTGAAGTAGATAGTGTCATGATGGAATATCATATCCATTATGATAAAGCAGGAAAACCAACTTACAGTACGATGCGAAATCGTTTAGTAAAACGAGATCGTAATTTCCAATGGAAAGGTGCGATCCATGAATATTTAGATGTACATGGCGTTGTTGCTAAAAGTAATACGGCGATCTATCATAAAAAACAGAAAAATACGACCAATCGAAATTTAAATATTTACAAAGATCGATTAAAAAATGGGGATCATTTTTCACCCAGAGATTTGTTTTATTACGCAAATGAACTCCAAAGTCACCAACAAATTCATGATGCATTAAAAAAATATGAGGAATTTTTAGCCACCAAGAAAGGATGGGTTGAAGATAATATTGCCGCGTGTATCCAATTAGCAAAATGCTATGCTTTTCTAGCTGACGAAGAGAAACAAATGAAAAGTTTATTTCAATCTTTTTCTTATGATAAACCGAGAGCCGAAGTATGTTGCCGACTGGGGGAAATTTTTTTAAATAATCATAACGATGTCGAAAAAGCAATTTTCTGGTATAAATTAGCAACCAATCTCGGTTCTCCGCCTGACATTAGAGGACTGTTATATCAGCCTCATACATGGACATGGCTGCCACACATGCAATTATCTGTCTGTTATGAAAAAATCGGTGAATTTAAAAAAGCAATTCACCATAGTGAAAAAGCCTTAGAATATTACCCTGAACATTATAAAATTCATCATAACCTCAACTATTTAAAAGAATTGGACGCTCAAACAGAAACGGCCCAAAAACCAGATAGTCACTTTATCAACCAATTATTTGAAGAATCACTGCAATATTTTTTACAAAAAGATTATTTTCGATCATATAATAAATTATACCAAATATTTAAAAAATCACCAGACAATGAACAACTCACATACTACTTTGCTGCTTTCGCCATGGCTACTGGCTGTAAAGAGGTCGCTCAATTTTATATGAGTAAAGGTGGAAGAAAAAACTTCAACTTATTTTTACAAAACTCTGATAGATCAGACCTTTTAAACGTACTTCTATTTGACGATAATGAGAAACAAAAATGGGAGGATCATCGTCGACAAAGAAATATGAATGAACACAACCGTTTTGCTGTTACTGCCCCGTTATGTTCCGGTGATGTGCTAGAGGTTGGCTGTGGGAATGGAGATTTATCTTCAGTTATTGCGATGCACGCTGACAGGCTATTTGGTGTCGATATTGACCCTATAACAATTGAATTAGCAAGATATAAGATGTATCGATATGGACTTGATAACTGTTATTTTGCATTAGCTGATGGCTCACGTTTAGAATTTGCAGAAAACAGTTTCGATACCGTTGTGCTTACGGAAGTACTTCAACAAGTTATGAACCCACAATTATTAATAGAAGAGGCAATAAGAGTGTGTAAACCTGAAGGGAAAATTGTCATCGGTGTTCCGAAAGGCTATTCGATCCCTGATCCAACTCATAAGAAAATTATCACAAAGGATATGCTTCTAGAGTTCACTGAATCCTACAACCAGACGTTTCATTTGGTAAATCATGTTCCCGCTCCTTATATTTTAGGCTATTTTTTGAACAAAAAAGAAGAAGCACCAACAAAACAAACACACAACGTCACAGACCATTTCTTACCTCCTCACCAATTAAAACCATTAGATTTTAATGAAAAAGTAACGGTTATCATCCCTACGTTTAATCGTAGTCGGTCACTTATTCAATCATTAGAAAGCGTTCTTGCACAAACGTACCCAAATAAAGAAATTATCGTTGTTAACGATGGTTCTACAGACGATACAGAAACAGTTTTAAAAACGTATCAAGATAAAGTCACTTATTTGACAAAAGAAAACGGTGGACTATCAAGTGCTGTTAATGTCGCTCTGCCAAAAGCTACAGGGAAATATGTTTGGGTATTTGCCGATGATGATATCGCTTTACCAAAAAAACTTGAACTTCAAGTTAGAAAATTTCAAGAAGATCAAAACATCGGGCTTATTCATACGTCGGCGATTTACATGCAAGAACATGATGGCACGAAAATTTACACAAGGTTGTGGCACGCAAGGCATATTCCAAGAAATGCACAATTAAAAGAAAAATTAAAAGGGAATTATTATTTTTCACCTACTGTTTTAGTAAAGAAAGAAGCATTAGAAAAGGCAGGGCCATTTGACGAACGATTACGACGTGCTCAAGATTACGATTTATGGGCTCGCATTTCTAGATTTTTTAAAGTGTCTGCCCTTCCTATCCCAACCGTGCACTATCTTGTACAACCGAAAACAAATAATCGTGAAACAGCTGAGAAAACAAAGCAAGGTGATCACGTAGTGATTAATAAAATTCGCAAACTGCCATTGAAAGAGGTCTTCCCTAAGGAGGAAGGGAACACAGATGAACTGGTTTATGAAGTTGAGGCGCTGCTAGAGCGAGCAATTTATATGGCACACCATGGACTAATTGATGAATTTTGTGAAGACATTGAGAAAGCAAAAGAGATAGCTAGTCGTAGTGATGAACTCTTAAACTACAGCTTAAAAGGCTTACAAGCGATCATGCACCTTGATAAAGTACTGAATAAAGTGGAAGCTCCTTATGCATTAATGAACTTATTTTACTTGATTGACAAAATCGAAAAAGCAAATCAATAA
- a CDS encoding DUF3992 domain-containing protein, with translation MMSCHKNDLYCINTIKIFDWVVRPIELTLIQFIQASKNSVKDCIKGNIYLPCGDSDTLWKGSSSLQVSGTVTLFHASGCNELEVMINGELAFTIPSGQTRSMTFNNLQSVEVICPDGEGFCLGNYCLDLHYNLCNLPFDLKDCKVVCLLSDAEGTPTESVTCKELSREDIDIRLPDYKVTSLQKVKLIKKGFVTIKFICRDKTVFLCTIPFCFLETFILCAPSETSIDCNVFDFSCKIKLINQKEQSKSKLVIMIHFCQEVKVYSNVTIGIKGDICKPREDSVITEQCPNFIS, from the coding sequence ATGATGAGTTGTCATAAGAATGACTTGTATTGTATCAATACCATAAAAATATTTGACTGGGTTGTTCGCCCTATTGAATTAACATTAATCCAATTCATTCAAGCGTCAAAAAATAGTGTAAAGGATTGCATAAAAGGGAACATTTATCTTCCATGTGGTGATTCAGACACCTTATGGAAAGGGAGTTCTTCTTTACAAGTTTCTGGCACGGTTACACTCTTCCATGCTAGCGGATGTAATGAGTTGGAAGTCATGATTAATGGTGAATTAGCTTTTACTATACCAAGTGGCCAAACTCGCTCAATGACGTTTAACAACTTACAAAGTGTCGAGGTGATATGTCCCGATGGGGAGGGGTTCTGTCTAGGGAACTATTGCTTAGATCTGCATTATAACCTTTGTAATCTTCCCTTTGACTTAAAAGATTGTAAAGTTGTTTGCCTTTTATCTGATGCAGAGGGCACTCCTACAGAGTCAGTAACTTGTAAAGAGCTTAGTCGAGAAGATATTGACATAAGACTTCCAGATTATAAAGTAACTTCTCTTCAGAAAGTAAAACTCATTAAAAAAGGGTTTGTTACTATTAAATTTATTTGCCGTGATAAAACTGTCTTTTTATGTACAATCCCTTTTTGTTTTCTTGAAACATTTATTCTTTGTGCCCCCTCTGAAACTAGCATAGATTGTAATGTGTTTGACTTTTCTTGTAAGATAAAGTTGATCAACCAGAAGGAACAAAGCAAATCGAAACTAGTGATAATGATTCATTTTTGCCAAGAAGTGAAAGTATATTCGAATGTAACAATAGGCATAAAAGGTGATATTTGTAAACCAAGAGAAGATAGCGTCATCACAGAGCAGTGCCCGAACTTCATATCCTAA
- a CDS encoding citrate transporter, with the protein MMLLAQFIMLATLILMISGKTPLYMTAIIGSTLAAIGAGFPLSGDEEVTVLNLVNGSLHPVIADMAGVLLFIGVMEKTGFLNAIIRKIILVGSKIGGGPGIAGAGSAAAGVIGGLTGFTQPAITAVITGPSAIKLGVNPNKVAGIQAHAGHLGNFGGFTHPTLLAVIATAGITFGWINLIGAFVALSIIGISYLRLKREEKRNDIKLTEQEVNSILKDLEEIDNEKSFILAIIPFIILVIGFSVGYPVFIVGVASSILVAIFAKVSLKKAEEMMLEGVKRVAIPLIATLGFLFMSSVIQNVGIVDIMADLFDPLLAYSPVLVMLAVSALAGLVTQSNAASAAIVIPFLTIVLQYDVSPLAAAAAGAGGCAIMQYYLTGGPVAALATTVPVVPGSELKLANKFQRPSILGGLAVLFFIVLIIG; encoded by the coding sequence ATGATGCTACTAGCTCAATTTATTATGCTGGCAACACTAATATTGATGATTTCAGGTAAGACCCCTCTTTATATGACGGCCATAATCGGATCGACTTTGGCTGCAATCGGGGCAGGTTTTCCATTATCAGGAGATGAGGAAGTAACTGTTTTAAACTTGGTTAATGGCAGCCTTCACCCAGTCATTGCGGACATGGCGGGCGTGTTATTATTCATCGGTGTTATGGAAAAAACAGGTTTTCTAAATGCGATTATCAGAAAAATTATCTTGGTTGGCAGCAAAATTGGCGGAGGACCAGGAATAGCTGGAGCAGGAAGTGCGGCAGCAGGTGTAATTGGCGGACTAACAGGCTTTACTCAACCTGCTATCACAGCTGTTATAACAGGCCCTTCAGCTATAAAATTAGGGGTCAATCCAAACAAAGTTGCTGGTATTCAAGCTCACGCAGGCCACTTAGGTAATTTTGGAGGATTCACACATCCAACACTATTAGCAGTCATTGCAACAGCAGGTATTACTTTTGGCTGGATTAATCTAATTGGGGCATTTGTCGCTTTGTCGATTATTGGAATAAGTTATCTCCGATTAAAAAGAGAAGAGAAAAGAAATGATATCAAACTTACGGAACAAGAAGTAAACAGTATTTTAAAAGATTTAGAAGAAATAGATAATGAGAAAAGTTTCATTTTAGCTATTATCCCATTCATCATATTGGTCATCGGTTTTTCTGTTGGGTATCCAGTATTTATCGTAGGTGTGGCTTCCTCAATTCTCGTTGCTATTTTTGCTAAAGTATCTTTAAAGAAAGCGGAAGAAATGATGCTTGAAGGTGTCAAACGTGTCGCCATTCCATTGATTGCAACATTAGGTTTTCTCTTTATGTCATCCGTCATTCAAAATGTGGGAATTGTCGATATTATGGCTGATTTGTTCGATCCATTACTTGCATACTCACCTGTGTTAGTTATGCTGGCGGTCTCTGCTTTGGCTGGACTTGTGACGCAGTCCAATGCAGCATCAGCAGCGATTGTTATTCCATTTTTGACCATTGTACTTCAGTATGATGTTTCCCCATTAGCCGCGGCAGCAGCTGGTGCCGGAGGGTGTGCAATTATGCAATATTACCTCACTGGTGGTCCTGTGGCTGCCCTAGCAACTACTGTTCCAGTAGTGCCAGGGTCGGAACTTAAATTAGCAAATAAATTCCAAAGACCATCTATACTTGGTGGTTTGGCCGTCTTGTTCTTCATAGTTTTAATTATTGGCTGA
- a CDS encoding nucleotidyltransferase substrate binding protein, with protein MDEMKDVRWRQRFENFEKSYLLLKKYSQKEVNNELERAGVIQFFEMTFELAWKVLKDYLESQGFIVKSPRETIKRAFQIELIDDGHIWLDALAKRNLTTHTYDDALAEKLLQDITHLYLPELTILYEKLSKE; from the coding sequence ATGGATGAAATGAAAGACGTACGTTGGAGACAGAGGTTTGAGAATTTCGAAAAGTCTTATTTGCTTTTAAAAAAGTACTCTCAAAAAGAGGTGAATAACGAGCTAGAAAGAGCAGGAGTGATTCAATTTTTCGAAATGACATTTGAACTAGCTTGGAAAGTATTAAAAGATTATTTAGAATCACAAGGATTTATCGTAAAGAGTCCTAGAGAAACAATAAAAAGGGCATTTCAAATAGAATTAATTGATGATGGGCATATTTGGTTGGACGCATTAGCTAAGAGGAATTTAACAACTCACACGTATGATGATGCATTAGCGGAGAAATTGCTGCAAGATATCACTCACCTTTACTTACCAGAACTAACAATCTTATATGAAAAGCTATCAAAGGAATGA
- a CDS encoding nucleotidyltransferase domain-containing protein gives MFGLREEDIQYIREVLAKYTEVEKAIIFGSRALGNYKKGSDVDIALVGKDVKSINITALDSLLNEESPLPYFFDIIHYDSISNENLKGHIDMEGKEVFHKNSNQ, from the coding sequence ATGTTTGGTTTAAGGGAAGAGGATATCCAATATATTAGAGAAGTACTTGCAAAATATACTGAAGTTGAAAAAGCAATCATTTTTGGTAGTCGTGCTTTAGGGAATTACAAAAAAGGTTCTGATGTTGACATTGCTCTTGTTGGTAAGGATGTTAAGTCAATAAATATTACAGCTTTGGATAGTTTACTAAACGAAGAATCTCCCCTTCCTTATTTTTTCGATATCATACATTACGACAGCATATCCAATGAGAATCTTAAGGGACACATTGATATGGAAGGAAAAGAAGTGTTTCATAAAAACAGTAACCAATAA
- a CDS encoding discoidin domain-containing protein, translating to MRLKGYFLLTSLIILFSFLLPEDTLAQPESSYWYPDQLLEWSPEADPHSKYNRSTVPLAEREVLFSVNETQQTDAKLVALSALNPNTSGVPSQGDNKFFANTFSYWQYVDLMVYWAGSAGEGIITPPSADVIDASHRNGVPILGNVFFPPRVYGGQEEWVEQMLVQREDGSFPAADKLLEVADYYGFDGWFINQETEGGTPETAVKMQEFLIYLQKNKPEEMHVMWYDSMISSGEIRWQNYLNDNNKMFLQEGDTKVADSMFLNFWWWNSSQKSSHDKALELGRNPYDLYSGIDVEGDGLNTYVNWANLFPEGDSAYTSLGIYRPDWAFKAAGNIQEFYVKEQAFWVGQVGDPTKTEDNPDSWKGMAHYFTETTAIHEKPFVTHFNTGSGQFFAVEGAVKSDQSWNNRSLQDVLPTWRWIRESDGEAMSVDFDWEEAYFGGSSLKVYGELSPENATHIKLYKMNLEVDKDTEILITYKASTKKPNMKVGISLEGEEDKFEFFDLRKKSHNDWVTERIKLKKFDGETIASLSLFFDSADVILDYQLNVGELKMTSKNQEKIVPAPPKNFDVSTTFTEGLYADIALSWEGGGEVRHYEVYRYLENGEKVFLGATPNNVLFVPDLRRNGNETSTGIEVVAVSKDFTRSAGITEVYEWPAFPKPKADFTVSRTFIAPGDEIQFFNQSSEATEEVEWFFEGATPSTSEEQNPTVIYEEEGTYSVRLYARNSEGEDTILKENFITISKDASDVRNLSLHQEATASGQCAPNEGPSYAVDGKVSGNSKWCAIGLNHWLMVDLGDVYQLSQFVIKHAEAGGEPTAFNTKAFTIETSVDGEVWEDTVSVTNNISGVSEHSVPLTKARYVRLTVHQPTQGGDQAARIYEFETYGF from the coding sequence ATGAGACTGAAAGGTTATTTTTTATTAACTTCACTTATAATTTTGTTTTCTTTCTTACTTCCAGAAGACACATTAGCTCAACCTGAATCTTCTTACTGGTACCCGGACCAGTTATTAGAGTGGAGTCCGGAGGCCGATCCCCATTCTAAATACAATCGTAGTACGGTCCCGCTAGCTGAGAGAGAAGTGTTGTTTTCTGTTAATGAAACACAGCAAACAGATGCAAAGCTAGTAGCACTGTCTGCACTAAATCCTAATACGAGTGGCGTTCCTTCGCAAGGGGATAATAAATTTTTTGCTAACACGTTCAGTTACTGGCAGTACGTTGATTTAATGGTCTATTGGGCAGGCTCCGCAGGAGAGGGAATTATTACTCCCCCAAGTGCAGATGTTATTGATGCCTCCCACCGAAATGGGGTACCAATTTTGGGAAACGTCTTTTTCCCACCACGCGTATACGGTGGACAAGAGGAATGGGTGGAGCAAATGTTGGTTCAACGAGAGGATGGCTCATTCCCTGCTGCGGATAAATTGTTGGAAGTAGCGGATTACTATGGATTTGATGGATGGTTTATCAATCAGGAAACAGAAGGTGGAACTCCCGAGACAGCAGTGAAGATGCAAGAATTTCTCATTTATTTACAAAAAAACAAACCAGAAGAAATGCATGTTATGTGGTATGATTCGATGATTTCCTCTGGGGAAATTCGCTGGCAAAACTATTTAAACGACAATAACAAAATGTTTTTACAAGAGGGAGATACTAAAGTTGCGGATAGTATGTTCCTAAATTTCTGGTGGTGGAATAGCAGTCAGAAGAGTTCTCACGATAAGGCATTGGAATTGGGGCGAAATCCATATGACTTGTACTCAGGTATTGATGTAGAGGGGGATGGGCTGAATACGTATGTAAACTGGGCTAACCTATTTCCAGAGGGGGACTCAGCTTATACATCATTAGGAATATACAGACCAGACTGGGCATTTAAAGCAGCAGGTAACATACAAGAATTCTATGTGAAGGAACAGGCGTTTTGGGTAGGACAAGTAGGTGATCCTACGAAAACTGAGGACAATCCAGATAGTTGGAAAGGAATGGCCCATTATTTCACTGAAACGACGGCTATTCACGAAAAGCCGTTTGTGACACATTTTAATACAGGGAGTGGGCAATTTTTTGCTGTAGAAGGAGCAGTGAAATCAGATCAATCGTGGAATAATCGAAGCTTACAGGATGTTCTTCCCACATGGCGTTGGATTCGCGAAAGTGATGGTGAAGCAATGTCAGTCGATTTTGATTGGGAAGAAGCTTATTTCGGGGGAAGCTCCTTAAAAGTGTATGGAGAGTTATCGCCTGAAAATGCAACTCATATAAAATTATATAAAATGAATTTAGAAGTTGATAAAGATACTGAGATTTTAATTACCTATAAAGCTTCAACTAAGAAACCAAATATGAAAGTAGGGATAAGTCTTGAGGGAGAGGAGGATAAGTTTGAATTCTTCGATCTTCGTAAGAAAAGCCATAATGACTGGGTGACAGAACGGATTAAATTAAAGAAATTTGATGGGGAGACGATTGCTAGCTTATCCTTATTTTTCGATAGTGCCGACGTAATCTTAGACTATCAGCTTAATGTTGGAGAACTAAAGATGACTAGTAAAAATCAAGAGAAGATCGTCCCTGCACCCCCAAAAAATTTTGATGTAAGCACAACGTTTACTGAAGGGCTATATGCAGACATTGCTTTGTCTTGGGAAGGTGGTGGAGAAGTACGTCATTATGAAGTTTACCGATATTTGGAGAATGGTGAAAAAGTGTTTTTAGGGGCAACTCCTAATAATGTGCTATTTGTTCCGGACTTAAGAAGAAATGGAAATGAAACTTCAACGGGCATTGAAGTAGTTGCTGTCAGCAAAGATTTCACTAGAAGTGCAGGAATAACTGAGGTGTATGAATGGCCGGCGTTCCCAAAACCAAAGGCTGATTTTACGGTGAGTCGAACTTTTATCGCACCTGGCGATGAAATTCAATTCTTTAATCAATCATCAGAAGCTACAGAGGAAGTAGAGTGGTTCTTTGAAGGAGCAACACCTTCCACAAGTGAGGAACAGAATCCAACGGTCATTTATGAAGAGGAGGGAACGTACAGCGTTCGCTTATATGCAAGAAATAGTGAAGGAGAAGATACAATTTTAAAGGAAAACTTTATCACTATTTCAAAGGATGCCAGTGATGTTAGAAACCTCTCTTTGCATCAGGAGGCTACAGCAAGTGGGCAATGTGCTCCAAATGAGGGCCCAAGTTACGCGGTAGATGGAAAAGTTTCGGGCAACAGTAAATGGTGTGCGATAGGGCTGAATCATTGGCTCATGGTGGATCTTGGTGATGTTTATCAGTTATCACAATTTGTCATTAAGCATGCTGAAGCTGGAGGAGAACCTACCGCATTCAATACTAAAGCATTTACGATCGAAACGAGTGTAGATGGAGAGGTTTGGGAAGATACAGTATCTGTAACAAACAATATATCAGGGGTGAGCGAACATTCGGTTCCATTAACGAAAGCTAGATATGTCCGCCTAACGGTTCACCAACCGACACAAGGTGGCGATCAGGCAGCAAGAATATATGAGTTTGAAACATACGGCTTTTAG